Proteins found in one Streptomyces sp. NBC_00461 genomic segment:
- a CDS encoding chitinase — protein sequence MLRRTLCLLAAALTTACLTQLPAATTASAADTCAVKSRPAGKVLQGYWENWDGSANGVHPPFGWTPITDSRIAAHGYNVINAAFPVIRSDGTALWEDGMDAGVKVATPAEMCAAKASGRTILLSIGGATAGIDLNSTAVADRFVATIVPILKKYNFDGIDIDIETGLVGSGSITQPSTSQANLIRIIDGVLARMPSGFGLTMAPETAYVTGGSVTYGSIWGAYLPVIKKYADNGRLWWLNMQYYNGSMYGCSGDSYSAGTVAGFTAQTDCLNKGLVVQGTTIRVPYDKQVPGLPAQSGAGGGYMSPSLVSQAWKHYGTSLKGLMTWSINWDGSKNWTFGDNVKSLQGR from the coding sequence ATGCTCCGCCGCACGCTGTGCCTGCTCGCCGCCGCGCTGACGACCGCCTGCCTCACCCAGCTCCCCGCGGCCACCACCGCCTCCGCCGCCGACACCTGTGCCGTGAAGTCGCGGCCCGCCGGCAAGGTCCTCCAGGGCTACTGGGAGAACTGGGACGGCTCCGCGAACGGCGTCCACCCGCCCTTCGGCTGGACCCCGATCACCGACTCCCGTATAGCCGCGCACGGTTACAACGTGATCAATGCCGCCTTCCCCGTGATCCGTTCCGACGGAACGGCCCTCTGGGAGGACGGCATGGACGCGGGCGTGAAGGTGGCGACGCCCGCGGAGATGTGCGCGGCCAAGGCGTCCGGGCGGACGATCCTGCTGTCGATCGGCGGCGCGACGGCCGGAATCGACCTCAACTCGACCGCCGTGGCGGACAGGTTCGTCGCGACGATCGTCCCGATCCTGAAGAAGTACAACTTCGACGGCATCGACATAGACATCGAGACGGGCCTGGTCGGCAGCGGCAGCATCACCCAACCCTCCACCTCCCAGGCCAACTTGATCCGCATCATCGACGGAGTACTGGCGCGCATGCCGTCGGGCTTCGGCCTCACCATGGCCCCGGAGACCGCCTACGTCACCGGTGGCAGCGTCACCTACGGCTCGATCTGGGGCGCGTACCTGCCGGTCATCAAGAAGTACGCGGACAACGGCCGCCTGTGGTGGCTGAACATGCAGTACTACAACGGCAGCATGTACGGCTGCTCCGGCGACTCCTACTCGGCCGGCACCGTGGCCGGCTTCACCGCGCAGACCGACTGCCTCAACAAGGGCCTCGTCGTGCAGGGCACGACGATCAGGGTGCCCTACGACAAGCAGGTGCCGGGCCTGCCCGCCCAGTCGGGAGCGGGCGGCGGCTACATGTCACCGTCACTGGTCTCCCAGGCCTGGAAGCACTACGGCACCTCGCTCAAGGGCCTGATGACCTGGTCCATCAACTGGGACGGCTCGAAGAACTGGACGTTCGGCGACAACGTGAAGTCCCTGCAGGGGCGTTGA
- a CDS encoding aldo/keto reductase, with amino-acid sequence MTMQTRNLGTTGPQVSALGLGCMGMSPVYGDVDRAESIATLHAALDAGLTLLDTGDFYGMGHNEMLIGEALRTAPAGLRERAQLSVKFGGLRDPEGGWSGQDGRPAAVKNFAAYSLQRLGVDHIDVYRIARVDPDVPIEETVGAITELVEKGYVRHIGLSEASAANIRRAAATAPIVDLQIEYAIITRDIEREILPTTRELGIAITAYGVLSRGLISDHITRDKQFGPNDWRSVSPRFQGENLQRNLDLVDALRKIAEEKGVSVAQIAFAWVLARGEDIVPLVGARTRERLGEALGALEVNLDEADLTAIEEAAPADAVAGTRYPAAQMASLGTEH; translated from the coding sequence ATGACGATGCAGACACGAAACCTCGGAACCACCGGCCCCCAGGTCTCCGCCCTCGGCCTCGGCTGCATGGGCATGTCGCCGGTGTACGGCGACGTGGACCGGGCCGAGTCGATCGCGACCCTGCACGCCGCCCTCGACGCGGGCCTGACCCTCCTCGACACCGGCGACTTCTACGGCATGGGCCACAACGAGATGCTGATCGGCGAGGCGTTGCGCACGGCCCCCGCGGGACTGCGCGAACGGGCCCAGCTCAGCGTGAAGTTCGGCGGCCTGCGCGACCCGGAGGGCGGCTGGTCCGGCCAGGACGGGCGCCCGGCCGCCGTCAAGAACTTCGCCGCCTACTCCCTGCAGCGCCTCGGCGTCGACCACATCGACGTCTACCGCATCGCCCGGGTCGACCCGGACGTGCCGATCGAGGAGACCGTCGGCGCCATCACGGAACTGGTCGAGAAGGGATACGTGCGCCACATCGGCCTGAGCGAGGCCAGTGCCGCCAACATCCGCCGCGCCGCCGCCACCGCGCCCATCGTCGACCTCCAGATCGAGTACGCGATCATCACCCGCGACATCGAGCGGGAGATCCTGCCGACCACCCGTGAACTGGGCATCGCCATCACGGCGTACGGCGTCCTCTCCCGCGGTCTCATCTCCGACCACATCACCCGCGACAAGCAGTTCGGCCCGAACGACTGGCGTTCCGTCTCGCCCCGCTTCCAGGGCGAGAACCTCCAGCGCAACCTGGATCTGGTCGACGCGCTGCGGAAGATCGCCGAAGAGAAGGGCGTGTCCGTCGCGCAGATCGCCTTCGCCTGGGTGCTCGCCCGGGGTGAGGACATCGTGCCGCTCGTCGGCGCCCGTACCCGTGAGCGGCTCGGCGAGGCGCTGGGCGCGCTGGAGGTGAACCTGGACGAGGCCGACCTGACGGCGATCGAGGAGGCGGCGCCCGCGGACGCGGTGGCGGGCACCCGGTACCCGGCGGCGCAGATGGCGAGCCTCGGCACCGAACACTGA
- a CDS encoding serine hydrolase domain-containing protein codes for MSDLHDILQQHVDRGTAPGAVALVARGDDVEVVTVGSVDTDGSAPMARDSIFRIASITKPITAAAVLMLVEDGLLGLDSPVEEWLPELAKPSVVRTPSSPVEDVVPAVRPITVEDVLSSRTGWGFPADFTLPAVQSLFPVQRDGRFLQDWPDPATWLGLLAQVPMLYQPGEAWLYGTSSDLQGILVARASGRSLPDFLAERIFEPLGMKDTAFEVPASKRNRFTSAYTTASDGTLERADTPDGGFSRVPRFHSGGGGLASTADDWLAFARMLLNAGEGGGHRLLTPTSVSRMTTNHLTAEQRDRVPLFLEGQGWGYGGQVDVTPSDPWNVPGRYGWVGGTGTTAHIVPPTGTVSILLTQAAMRNPTPTQLMRDFWRHVAGS; via the coding sequence ATGAGTGATCTGCACGACATCCTGCAGCAGCATGTCGACCGGGGCACCGCCCCCGGCGCCGTCGCCCTGGTCGCCCGCGGTGACGACGTCGAGGTGGTGACCGTGGGCTCGGTGGACACCGACGGCTCCGCCCCGATGGCCCGGGACTCGATCTTCCGTATCGCCTCGATCACCAAGCCGATCACGGCGGCGGCGGTGCTGATGCTGGTGGAGGACGGGCTGCTCGGGCTGGACTCGCCGGTGGAGGAGTGGCTGCCGGAGCTGGCGAAGCCGTCGGTGGTGCGCACCCCGTCCAGCCCCGTCGAGGACGTGGTCCCCGCCGTCCGCCCGATCACGGTCGAGGACGTGCTCAGCTCGCGCACCGGCTGGGGCTTCCCCGCCGACTTCACGCTCCCCGCGGTGCAGTCGCTGTTCCCGGTGCAGCGGGACGGCCGCTTCCTGCAGGACTGGCCGGACCCGGCCACCTGGCTGGGCCTGCTCGCGCAGGTGCCGATGCTGTACCAGCCGGGCGAGGCCTGGCTCTACGGCACCTCGTCCGACCTGCAGGGCATCCTGGTCGCCCGGGCGTCGGGCCGTTCGCTGCCGGACTTCCTCGCGGAGCGGATCTTCGAACCGCTGGGCATGAAGGACACCGCGTTCGAGGTCCCGGCGTCGAAGCGAAACCGCTTCACCTCGGCCTACACCACGGCCTCCGACGGCACCCTGGAACGGGCGGACACTCCGGACGGCGGGTTCAGCCGTGTCCCGCGCTTCCACTCGGGCGGCGGGGGCCTGGCCTCCACGGCCGACGACTGGCTCGCCTTCGCGCGCATGCTGCTGAACGCCGGCGAGGGCGGCGGCCACCGCCTCCTCACCCCCACCTCGGTCAGCCGCATGACCACCAACCACCTCACCGCCGAGCAGCGCGACCGGGTCCCCCTCTTCCTTGAGGGCCAGGGCTGGGGCTACGGCGGCCAGGTCGACGTCACCCCGTCCGACCCGTGGAACGTCCCCGGGCGCTACGGCTGGGTCGGCGGCACGGGCACGACGGCCCACATCGTCCCGCCGACGGGAACGGTCTCGATCCTGCTCACCCAGGCAGCCATGCGGAACCCGACGCCCACCCAGCTGATGCGCGACTTCTGGAGGCACGTCGCCGGAAGCTAG
- a CDS encoding MFS transporter: MTETIAPRTVRSPAATPSLGGLGLFTVLLAAALPLIDFFIVNVALPSIGRDLHASESVLELVVAGYGLAYAVLLVLGGRLGDLFGRRRFFLGGMAAFGLTSLACGLAPSAWTLVAARVAQGAASAAMLPQVLATIQSATAGQQRAKAMSLYGATAGLSMVAGQILGGVLVAADIAGTGWRSVFLVNVPVVVVGLVLAARGVPETRSRRPEPVDGPGTVLLTASLLALLAPLTEGRSAGWPLWTWLSLLAFPFVATAFYLVERRADRQGRTPLVPPSLFALTSLRRGLVMILPFSVGFSGFMFVIAVALQRGAGLGPVPAGLALAPMAVVFFFVSLAGPRLVARYGTRVVTAGALVQGLGVGLMALAAWRSWPGLGLVELLPGAALAGAGQALQLPIVFRVVLSEVPAARAGVGSGVMMTTQQSALALGVAALGTLFLSLVPHAGMRDALVTTLLVQLGCVVLTGLLSLRLPRTIG, translated from the coding sequence GTGACCGAAACCATCGCTCCACGCACCGTCCGCTCGCCGGCCGCGACACCCTCGCTCGGCGGCCTCGGGCTCTTCACCGTGCTGCTGGCAGCGGCACTTCCCCTGATCGACTTCTTCATCGTCAACGTCGCCCTGCCGTCCATCGGCAGGGACCTGCACGCGAGCGAGTCCGTGCTGGAACTCGTCGTCGCCGGGTACGGGCTCGCGTACGCCGTGCTGCTCGTCCTGGGCGGACGGCTTGGCGACCTGTTCGGCCGGCGCCGCTTCTTCCTGGGCGGCATGGCGGCCTTCGGGCTGACCTCGCTGGCCTGCGGACTCGCGCCCAGTGCCTGGACGCTGGTCGCGGCGCGGGTCGCGCAGGGCGCCGCGTCGGCCGCGATGCTGCCGCAGGTCCTCGCCACCATCCAGTCGGCCACCGCGGGGCAGCAACGGGCGAAGGCCATGAGTCTCTACGGCGCCACGGCCGGGCTGTCCATGGTCGCCGGGCAGATCCTCGGCGGGGTGCTCGTGGCCGCGGACATCGCGGGCACGGGTTGGCGCTCGGTCTTCCTGGTGAACGTCCCCGTGGTCGTCGTGGGCCTGGTCCTGGCGGCCCGTGGCGTGCCCGAGACCCGTTCCCGGCGTCCGGAGCCGGTGGACGGGCCCGGCACCGTCCTGCTCACGGCGTCCCTCCTCGCGCTGCTGGCCCCGCTCACCGAGGGCCGCTCGGCGGGCTGGCCGCTGTGGACGTGGCTGTCGCTGCTGGCGTTCCCGTTCGTGGCGACGGCGTTCTACCTGGTGGAGCGGCGGGCGGACCGGCAGGGCCGTACGCCGCTGGTGCCGCCGAGCCTGTTCGCGCTGACCTCGCTCAGGCGCGGGCTGGTGATGATCCTCCCCTTCTCCGTCGGCTTCAGCGGGTTCATGTTCGTGATCGCGGTGGCGCTGCAGCGGGGCGCGGGACTGGGGCCGGTCCCGGCGGGGCTGGCGCTCGCGCCGATGGCCGTCGTCTTCTTCTTCGTCTCGCTGGCCGGCCCGCGGCTGGTGGCCCGGTACGGCACCCGGGTGGTGACCGCCGGCGCGCTGGTCCAAGGGCTCGGCGTCGGACTGATGGCCCTGGCGGCATGGCGGTCCTGGCCCGGCCTCGGCCTGGTGGAGCTGCTCCCCGGTGCGGCCCTCGCCGGAGCGGGGCAGGCACTCCAACTCCCCATCGTCTTCCGGGTCGTTCTCTCCGAGGTGCCGGCCGCCCGTGCCGGTGTCGGCAGCGGGGTGATGATGACCACGCAGCAGTCGGCGCTCGCGCTCGGCGTGGCCGCCCTGGGCACCCTCTTCCTGTCCCTGGTCCCGCATGCCGGAATGCGGGACGCCCTGGTCACGACCCTTCTGGTGCAGCTGGGCTGTGTGGTCCTGACCGGGCTGCTGAGCCTGCGGCTGCCCCGCACGATCGGCTGA
- a CDS encoding TetR/AcrR family transcriptional regulator, whose translation MAPTSQTLTAERILEATEEVLRRHGPAKATVVDVARALGVSHGSVYRHFRTKAALREAVTKRWLDRTTEVLAGIAADGRRDPEARLREWFTELFAAKRRKAGGDPELFATYTVLAGETGEVVGSHIAELTGQLTQIVRAGVEAGTFTADDPETTARALFQATARFHDPGYAKEWEQQGVQGEFEAVMDLLARGLHP comes from the coding sequence ATGGCACCGACCTCCCAGACCCTGACCGCCGAGCGCATCCTCGAAGCGACCGAGGAGGTGCTGCGCCGCCACGGACCGGCCAAGGCCACCGTGGTCGACGTGGCCCGCGCGCTCGGCGTCAGCCATGGCAGCGTCTACCGCCACTTCCGGACCAAGGCGGCGCTGCGGGAGGCCGTGACGAAGCGGTGGCTGGACCGCACGACCGAGGTGCTGGCCGGCATCGCCGCCGACGGGCGGCGGGACCCGGAGGCCAGGCTGCGCGAGTGGTTCACGGAGCTCTTCGCCGCCAAGCGCCGCAAGGCGGGCGGCGACCCGGAGCTGTTCGCCACCTACACGGTGCTGGCCGGCGAGACCGGTGAGGTGGTCGGTTCCCACATCGCCGAACTCACCGGCCAGCTGACCCAGATCGTGCGGGCCGGCGTCGAGGCGGGCACCTTCACCGCCGACGACCCGGAGACCACCGCCCGCGCCCTCTTCCAGGCCACCGCCCGCTTCCACGACCCGGGTTACGCCAAGGAATGGGAACAGCAGGGCGTGCAGGGCGAGTTCGAGGCCGTGATGGACCTACTGGCGCGCGGCCTGCACCCCTAG
- a CDS encoding helix-turn-helix transcriptional regulator, which yields MTTMAQDHAVRTPGTPVTRDAAGSVRRHELAGFLRHRREHITPEQVGLPRGRRRRTPGLRREEVAHLAAVGVTWYTWLEQARDIQVSVQVLDALARTLFLDPSERAHLFQLAGQVDPTPATSCPSITPAVRAVLEHLEPVPACVQNSRYDILAYNRTYGMLLCDLDAVPPEDRNCMILSYTHDDWCSSIVHLQDAQRMMAARFRATMAGHLAEPAWKMLLKRLRAESAEFCENWDRHEVVAHRTKRKQFDNRHVGRLTVDHTDLWLGPEPGPRIVTYAPADEESRKRLERLQQIALEKGASRDSQPA from the coding sequence ATGACGACGATGGCACAGGATCATGCGGTACGCACCCCGGGCACCCCTGTGACCAGGGACGCCGCCGGTTCGGTGCGACGGCACGAACTCGCCGGGTTCCTGCGGCACCGGCGTGAGCACATCACGCCCGAGCAGGTCGGCCTGCCCCGCGGCCGCCGACGCCGCACACCCGGCCTGCGCCGCGAGGAGGTCGCCCACCTCGCCGCCGTCGGCGTCACCTGGTACACGTGGCTCGAACAGGCCCGGGACATCCAGGTCTCCGTGCAGGTCCTGGACGCACTGGCCCGCACGCTCTTCCTGGACCCCAGCGAGCGCGCCCACCTCTTCCAGCTGGCGGGCCAGGTGGACCCGACGCCGGCCACCAGCTGCCCGTCGATCACGCCCGCGGTGCGCGCCGTCCTGGAGCACCTGGAGCCGGTCCCGGCCTGCGTGCAGAACAGCCGCTACGACATCCTCGCCTACAACCGCACGTACGGGATGCTGCTGTGCGACCTGGACGCGGTGCCGCCCGAGGACCGCAACTGCATGATCCTCTCCTACACACACGACGATTGGTGCTCCTCGATCGTGCATCTGCAGGACGCCCAGCGCATGATGGCCGCCCGCTTCCGCGCCACGATGGCGGGCCATCTCGCCGAGCCCGCCTGGAAGATGCTCCTGAAGCGGCTGCGCGCCGAGTCCGCGGAGTTCTGCGAGAACTGGGACCGCCACGAGGTGGTGGCCCACCGCACCAAGCGCAAGCAGTTCGACAATCGCCATGTGGGTCGCCTCACGGTGGACCACACGGACCTGTGGCTGGGTCCGGAACCGGGCCCACGCATCGTGACGTACGCACCGGCGGACGAGGAGTCGAGGAAGCGGTTGGAGAGGCTGCAGCAGATCGCGTTGGAGAAGGGCGCCTCTCGCGACTCTCAACCGGCGTGA